A genomic stretch from Bradyrhizobium quebecense includes:
- a CDS encoding DUF5658 family protein: protein MTEKQLRARTSFLKAMLLVCALLMGYSDLITTNEILQRGMGELNPFMWLTQEWLGEWWLIAKLGLTYLVIWLLWHGNSERQVAYVVAFIALPVYNNLFILAGAN, encoded by the coding sequence ATGACGGAAAAGCAGTTGCGGGCGAGGACGTCGTTCCTGAAGGCAATGCTGCTGGTCTGCGCCTTGCTGATGGGCTACTCGGATCTGATCACCACCAACGAGATCTTGCAGCGGGGAATGGGCGAACTGAACCCGTTCATGTGGCTCACCCAGGAGTGGCTGGGTGAATGGTGGCTTATTGCCAAACTGGGCCTAACCTACCTCGTGATATGGTTGCTGTGGCACGGCAACAGCGAACGCCAAGTGGCTTATGTGGTCGCCTTCATTGCACTGCCCGTCTACAATAATCTGTTTATCCTGGCGGGCGCCAATTGA